One window from the genome of Nicotiana tomentosiformis chromosome 5, ASM39032v3, whole genome shotgun sequence encodes:
- the LOC104109903 gene encoding squamosa promoter-binding-like protein 12: protein MAAHNYHGPVSGKKSMEWDLNDWKWDGDLFTAAPLNNNSVPSDCCKSKQLMFPIGSDIHPETSRISNCFPSGSDELLTLGNNDKRRKELEKRRRAIVIEDDELDNEEEAGSLNLKLGGQLYPVMEGDVEKWEGKSGKKTKIGGVLSNRAVCCQVQDCRTDLSNAKDYHRRHKVCDVHSKAAKALVGNVMQRFCQQCSRFHVLQEFDEGKRSCRRRLAGHNRRRRKTHPENVANGASMNDEGGSNYLLISLLRILANVQSNSSDQTKDQDLLSHLLRNLASLVGATNERNTWGLLSAPPEQRNAGTSMGAPKEESLRPTGNCLIPASEVTEKRMGRSDVECGILQNPCAWQPDSLCCRKESSPINANASAKVKLNNIDLNNIYDDSQDGNQKLQNSDASANPGASSSGCPLWICHDPHKSSPGTSGNSGSTSSLSLSNSSGEAQSRTDRIVFKLFGKDPGDFPTALRKEILDWLSHSPTDIESYIRPGCIILTIYLRMDKSIWEELYCDLNSGLRKLLNASADSFWQTGWVYTRVNDRVAFLFNGQVVLDTSLPVKRHRSCGISIVKPIAVCASKRVQFLVKGFNLSRPTTRLLCALEGNYLVQGNCTDMMVGADSCLDHEEIQSLSFPCIVPNVTGRGFIEVEDHGLSSNFFPFIVAEKDVCSEIRTLESNIEVDEMADGFLQGTEKLQARDQALEFLHEMGWLLHRSHLKFRVGSGVNLNLFPFQRFKWLIEFSIDQDWCAVVKKLLDVFFNGVVDVGQQSSLDVPLREVGILHQAVRRKCKSMVEVLLKYRPHGAFDKSGLKKQQDDRDYLFRPDAVGPGGLTPLHIVASLAGFENLLDALIDDPGQVGIEAWKSACDSTGLTPNDYACLRGHYSYIHIVQKKIGQKPGDEHVVLDIPGSVLDSSIKQKLSNGHRSVSIASLQTEKSLRKPIKTHCRQCDQKYYYGNPGSSLAIYKPAMLSMVAIAAICVCVALLFKSSPEVLYSFRPFRWELLKYGSI from the exons ATGGCCGCACATAATTATCATGGTCCAGTTAGTGGAAAAAAGAGTATGGAGTGGGATTTAAATGATTGGAAATGGGATGGTGATTTATTTACAGCTGCACCGCTGAATAATAATTCAGTGCCATCAGATTGTTGTAAGAGCAAACAGTTAATGTTTCCTATAGGATCAGATATTCATCCAGAAACTAGTAGAATCTCCAATTGTTTTCCATCTGGTTCAGATGAATTACTGACATTAGGAAATAATGATAAAAGGAGGAAAGAATTGGAGAAAAGGAGGCGGGCGATCGTCATTGAAGATGATGAACTGGATAATGAAGAAGAAGCTGGATCACTTAATTTGAAGCTAGGTGGACAATTGTATCCCGTGATGGAAGGGGATGTGGAAAAATGGGAAGGGAAGAGTGGTAAAAAGACGAAAATTGGTGGGGTTTTGTCGAATCGTGCAGTTTGTTGTCAAGTGCAGGATTGTCGAACTGATTTGAGCAATGCTAAAGATTACCACCGACGACATAAAGTGTGTGATGTGCATTCTAAAGCTGCTAAAGCTTTGGTGGGCAATGTTATGCAGCGGTTTTGTCAGCAGTGCAGTAG GTTTCATGTTCTACAAGAGTTTGATGAGGGGAAGCGGAGCTGTCGTAGGCGGTTAGCTGGTCATAACAGGCGAAGAAGAAAAACACATCCAGAAAACGTAGCTAATGGAGCCTCCATGAATGATGAGGGGGGTAGTAACTACTTATTAATTAGTCTGCTGAGGATACTGGCCAACGTACAAT CCAATAGCTCAGATCAAACTAAAGACCAGGATCTACTGTCTCATCTGCTGAGAAACCTAGCTAGTTTGGTTGGTGCAACTAATGAGAGGAATACGTGGGGCTTGTTGTCTGCACCTCCAGAGCAGCGGAATGCAGGGACATCTATGGGGGCTCCGAAAGAG GAATCTCTTAGGCCTACTGGGAATTGTTTGATACCTGCATCTGAAGTGACAGAGAAGAGAATGGGCAGGAGTGATGTTGAGTGTGGGATTTTACAAAATCCTTGTGCTTGGCAGCCTGATTCTCTATGTTGCAGAAAAGAGAGCTCACCTATCAATGCAAATGCCTCAGCTAAGGTGAAGCTGAATAATATCGATTTGAATAACATCTATGATGATTCTCAAGATGGCAATCAAAAGCTGCAGAATTCTGATGCCTCTGCAAACCCAGGGGCTTCATCTTCTGGCTGTCCTCTATGGATATGTCATGACCCTCATAAGTCAAGCCCAGGGACAAGTGGGAACTCGGGATCTACCTCATCCCTTTCGCTATCTAATTCCAGTGGAGAGGCTCAG AGTCGAACGGATCGTATAGTCTTTAAACTCTTTGGGAAAGATCCTGGTGATTTTCCTACAGCCTTGCGGAAAGAG ATTCTTGATTGGTTATCACACAGTCCTACAGATATTGAAAGCTACATTAGGCCCGGTTGTATTATACTAACAATATATCTTCGGATGGATAAATCCATATGGGAGGAG CTTTATTGTGATCTTAACTCTGGTTTGAGGAAGCTTCTTAATGCATCCGCGGATTCCTTTTGGCAAACTGGATGGGTTTATACTAGGGTGAATGATCGAGTGGCATTTTTGTTTAATG GGCAGGTTGTTCTGGACACTTCCTTACCAGTCAAAAGACATAGGAGCTGTGGGATATCAATTGTCAAACCTATCGCAGTTTGTGCCTCCAAAAGAGTTCAGTTTTTGGTGAAAGGCTTTAACCTATCTCGGCCCACTACAAG GTTACTATGTGCCCTGGAAGGGAATTACCTGGTCCAGGGTAACTGTACTGATATGATGGTAGGAGCTGATTCTTGTTTGGACCATGAAGAGATCCAGTCCCTTAGCTTTCCTTGTATTGTGCCAAATGTTACTGGCAGAGGGTTCATTGAG GTTGAGGACCATGGTCTTAGTAGCAACTTCTTCCCATTTATAGTTGCAGAGAAAGATGTTTGCTCTGAGATTCGTACATTGGAGAGCAATATTGAGGTTGATGAAATGGCTGATGGTTTTCTGCAAGGAACTGAAAAATTGCAAGCCAGAGACCAAGCTCTGGAATTTTTACATGAAATGGGTTGGCTGCTTCATAGAAGTCATTTGAAATTTAGAGTGGGTTCTGGTGTCAACTTGAATCTCTTCCCTTTTCAGCGATTCAAGTGGCTTATAGAATTCTCCATTGACCAAGACTGGTGTGCTGTCGTAAAGAAACTGTTGGATGTTTTCTTCAATGGCGTTGTAGATGTAGGACAACAGTCATCACTTGACGTTCCTTTGCGGGAGGTTGGCATCCTTCATCAAGCCGTGAGAAGAAAGTGCAAATCCATGGTAGAAGTCCTATTGAAATACCGTCCGCATGGAGCTTTTGACAAATCAGGACTAAAAAAGCAACAAGATGATCGTGACTATTTATTTAGACCTGATGCAGTGGGTCCTGGGGGTTTGACTCCACTTCATATTGTTGCTAGTCTTGCTGGCTTTGAGAATCTTTTGGATGCATTAATTGATGATCCGGGACAG GTGGGAATTGAAGCTTGGAAAAGTGCCTGTGACAGTACCGGACTGACACCTAATGATTATGCATGCTTGCGAGGCCATTACTCGTATATTCATATTGTCCAAAAGAAAATCGGTCAGAAACCAGGTGATGAGCATGTTGTTCTCGATATCCCTGGTTCGGTGCTGGATAGCAGTATCAAGCAGAAACTATCCAATGGTCATAGGTCTGTAAGTATTGCTAGCTTACAAACTGAGAAGTCTTTAAGGAAACCAATTAAAACGCATTGCAGACAGTGCGACCAGAAATACTATTATGGAAACCCGGGATCATCACTTGCAATATACAAACCGGCAATGCTTTCAATGGTTGCTATTGCTGCCATCTGCGTTTGTGTAGCTTTGTTATTCAAAAGCTCACCGGAGGTTCTTTACTCGTTCAGACCGTTCAGGTGGGAGCTGCTGAAGTATGGCTCCATCTAA
- the LOC104109902 gene encoding S-adenosylmethionine synthase 2-like, producing the protein METFLFTSESVNEGHPDKLCDQVSDAVLDACLAQDPESKVACETCTKTNLVMVFGEITTKAIVDYEKIVRDTCRAIGFVSADVGLDADNCKVLVNIEQQSPDIAQGVHGHLTKKPEEIGAGDQGHMFGYATDETPELMPLSHVLATKLGARLTEVRKNGTCSWLRPDGKTQVTVEYYNDNGAMVPVRVHTVLISTQHDETVTNDEIACDLKEHVIKPVIPEKYLDENTIFHLNPSGRFVIGGPHGDAGLTGRKIIIDTYGGWGAHGGGAFSGKDPTKVDRSGAYIVRQAAKSIVANGLARRCIVQVSYAIGVPEPLSVFVDTYGTGKIPDKEILKIVKENFDFRPGMMSIDLDLKRGGNNRFLKTAAYGHFGRDDPDFTWEVVKPLKWDKPQS; encoded by the coding sequence ATGGAGACTTTCTTGTTCACATCTGAATCTGTCAATGAGGGACATCCTGACAAACTCTGTGACCAAGTATCTGATGCTGTTCTTGATGCTTGTCTTGCTCAGGATCCTGAAAGCAAAGTTGCTTGTGAAACTTGTACTAAGACCAACTTGGTCATGGTCTTTGGTGAGATCACCACTAAAGCCATTGTAGATTATGAGAAAATTGTACGTGATACATGTCGGGCGATTGGATTTGTATCCGCTGATGTGGGGTTGGATGCTGATAATTGCAAGGTTCTTGTGAACATTGAACAGCAGAGCCCTGATATCGCGCAAGGTGTTCATGGTCACTTAACCAAAAAACCAGAGGAAATTGGTGCTGGTGATCAGGGTCATATGTTTGGTTATGCCACTGATGAGACACCTGAATTGATGCCCCTTAGCCATGTTCTTGCTACTAAACTTGGCGCTCGCCTTACTGAGGTTCGCAAGAATGGAACTTGCTCTTGGCTCAGGCCTGATGGTAAAACTCAGGTTACTGTTGAGTATTACAATGACAATGGTGCTATGGTTCCGGTTCGTGTCCATACTGTCCTCATCTCCACTCAACATGATGAGACTGTCACAAACGATGAAATCGCCTGTGATCTGAAAGAACATGTAATCAAACCCGTGATACCCGAGAAGTATCTTGATGAAAACACCATATTCCACCTTAACCCATCGGGCCGATTTGTCATTGGTGGACCTCATGGTGATGCTGGTCTCACAGGCCGAAAGATCATTATCGATACCTATGGAGGGTGGGGTGCACACGGGGGTGGTGCATTTTCAGGAAAGGATCCTACCAAGGTTGATAGAAGTGGTGCATATATTGTAAGACAAGCTGCAAAAAGCATTGTTGCCAATGGTCTTGCTAGAAGGTGCATTGTGCAGGTTTCGTATGCCATTGGCGTGCCCGAGCCTTTGTCTGTGTTTGTAGATACTTATGGAACTGGAAAAATACCAGATAAGGAAATTCTCAAGATTGTGAAGGAGAACTTTGATTTTAGGCCTGGTATGATGTCAATTGACTTGGATTTAAAGAGGGGTGGCAACAACAGATTCTTGAAAACTGCTGCTTATGGTCATTTTGGTAGAGATGATCCTGACTTTACATGGGAAGTTGTTAAGCCTCTCAAGTGGGACAAGCCTCAATCTTGA